In a single window of the Thamnophis elegans isolate rThaEle1 chromosome 8, rThaEle1.pri, whole genome shotgun sequence genome:
- the CIDEA gene encoding cell death activator CIDE-A, with product MAVESARDYAAVMFRSLVSVGTSVGSVTRQALLPCAARPFRVCNHDRSSRRGVVASSLQELINKTLDALMITAGLITLVLEEDGTVVDTEGFFQSLGDNTQLMLLEKGQKWKPGLHNGITTIQQPKKMGVANFTLDLYKLNPKDFIGCLNFKATFYEIYSVSYDIKCMGAKSILRKILRFLSQIAQVTGQLLLHSGTYILQVTDDCEDCLLTEAKH from the exons ATGGCTGTGGAAAGCGCTCGGGATTACGCGGCGGTTATGTTCCG ATCTCTAGTATCAGTGGGAACATCGGTGGGATCGGTAACAAGACAAGCACTGCTTCCATGTGCAGCTCGGCCTTTTCGTGTTTGTAACCATGACAGAAGCAGCCGAAGAGGAGTTGTGGCAAGCAGTTTACAGGAGCTTATCAACAAG ACCTTGGATGCTTTAATGATAACTGCTGGATTGATAACACTGGTTCTAGAGGAAGATGGAACGGTGGTGGATACTGAAGGCTTCTTCCAGTCATTAGGGGATAATACACAACTCATGCTTCTGGAGAAAGGACAGAAATGGAAGCCA GGATTACATAATGGTATTACAACAATACAGCAACCAAAGAAAATGGGAGTAGCAAATTTCACTCTGGATTTGTACAAACTGAATCCTAAGGATTTCATTGGTTGTTTGAATTTTAAAGCTACCTTCTACGAAATCTATTCTGTGTCCTATGACATCAAGTGTATGGGAGCAAAAAGTATTCTAAG GAAGATACTTCGTTTTCTGTCACAGATTGCCCAAGTAACAGGGCAACTTCTTCTCCATAGCGGAACGTACATACTACAAGTAACGGATGATTGTGAAGATTGTCTGCTTACGGAGGCCAAACATTAA
- the IMPA2 gene encoding inositol monophosphatase 2: protein MNPSGQRGLGKAAVDGDDPWEECLEVAVQLALQAGQIIRKALTEEKQVSTKTSAVDLVTETDHLVENLIVSALKEKFPSHRFIAEEATAAGSKCILNDSPTWIIDPVDGTCNFVHRFPTVAVSIGFAVNQELEFGVIYHCIEERLYTGRRGQGSYCNGKRLQVSKVTDITKSLILTEIGPKRDPDTLKVFLSNMERLLKAQAHGVRVIGSATLALCHLASGAADAYYQFGLHCWDLAAATVIIREAGGVVIDTSGGPLDLMSCRVIAAGTQEMASFIAQEIQTIHYGRDDDN from the exons ATGAACCCCAGCGGGCAGCGAGGATTAGGCAAAGCGGCTGTCGACGGAGACGACCCCTGGGAAGAGTGCCTGGAGGTGGCGGTGCAGCTCGCTCTGCAAGCGGGACAG attaTTAGAAAAGCTCTCACTGAGGAAAAGCAAGTATCTACCAAAACATCTGCAGTGGATCTTGTGACTGAAACTGATCACTTGGTGGAAAATTTAATTGTTTCTGCATTGAAAGAAAAGTTTCCCTCTCACAG GTTTATTGCGGAAGAAGCTACTGCTGCTGGTTCAAAATGCATACTCAATGACAGTCCAACCTGGATTATTGATCCTGTTGATGGCACCTGCAATTTCGTACATAG GTTTCCAACTGTAGCTGTTAGCATTGGATTTGCTGTCAACCAAGAG CTTGAATTTGGTGTAATTTATCACTGCATTGAAGAACGATTATACACTGGTAGAAGAGGTCAAGGGTCATATTGTAATGGCAAAAGGCTTCAGGTGTCAAAAGTGACAG ATATCACAAAATCCTTGATTTTAACTGAGATTGGTCCAAAGCGAGACCCTGACACTCTGAAAGTCTTTCTTAGTAACATGGAACGACTGCTAAAGGCACAGGCACATGG GGTCCGTGTTATTGGGAGTGCTACTTTGGCACTCTGCCATTTAGCATCTGGGGCTGCAGATGCATATTATCAGTTTGGCTTGCATTGTTGGGATCTGGCAGCAGCTACTGTTATTATCAGGGAGGCAGGTGGAGTTGTGATAGATACATCAG gtggACCTCTAGATCTGATGTCATGTCGAGTAATAGCAGCAGGTACACAGGAGATGGCCTCATTCATCGCTCAGGAAATACAGACTATTCACTATGGACGTGATGATGATAATTGA